A genomic window from Nitrospirota bacterium includes:
- a CDS encoding penicillin-binding protein activator LpoB, giving the protein MKHMVMAVAALALVIGVAAGGCAKKQVSRVDVGETIDLSGRWNDTDSRMVAEAMVSEALSRPWVDKHLKQHRKEPTVIVGTVVNRSHEHISVPTFTKDLERELTNSGRVQFVASKGEREELREERTEQQTHASEETAKGLGKEIGADYMLKGEINSIEDEEGREKVVYYQVTLEMIDLETNVKVWFGDKKIKKLVERRRFGF; this is encoded by the coding sequence GCCCTGGCGTTGGTCATCGGCGTCGCGGCCGGCGGCTGCGCGAAGAAACAGGTCTCGCGGGTGGACGTGGGCGAGACCATCGACCTGAGCGGCCGGTGGAACGACACGGACTCCCGCATGGTGGCCGAGGCCATGGTCTCGGAAGCCCTCTCGCGCCCGTGGGTGGACAAACACCTCAAGCAGCACCGCAAGGAGCCCACAGTCATCGTGGGCACCGTGGTCAACCGCAGCCACGAACACATCAGCGTCCCGACGTTCACCAAGGACCTGGAACGCGAGTTGACCAACTCGGGCCGGGTACAGTTCGTGGCGTCCAAGGGTGAGCGCGAAGAGCTCCGCGAGGAACGGACCGAGCAGCAGACCCACGCCAGCGAAGAGACCGCGAAGGGCCTGGGCAAGGAGATCGGCGCGGATTACATGCTCAAGGGAGAAATCAACAGCATCGAGGACGAGGAAGGCCGGGAAAAGGTGGTCTATTACCAGGTCACCCTGGAAATGATCGACCTGGAAACCAACGTCAAGGTCTGGTTCGGCGACAAGAAGATCAAAAAACTGGTCGAGCGGCGCCGGTTCGGGTTCTGA